A stretch of Bombus vancouverensis nearcticus chromosome 13, iyBomVanc1_principal, whole genome shotgun sequence DNA encodes these proteins:
- the LOC117161155 gene encoding uncharacterized protein LOC117161155, with amino-acid sequence MATSTINLENASVEETREFLDSFDIVLSDCDGVLWYLDKPIPGSAHTLHKLRDLGKQLYLLSNNSTITIDEFCKRLDLHGLDIKAKEVINTAKTISWYLKKVQFTGEAFVIATTQFRQILIDDGFKLVPQEKTQIVEHKRYDGLKGIEDDPAIKAVIVDFCSSCDWTKLALAISCLSRKDVLYICGCREEWLVYHGDKRILGSGPLIDLISKQSGRTPLEFAKPSENLKDYVFDTCNVKDPSRCLIIGDSINTDMKFGAMCGFKKLFVNTGTDKINEAAMDDECCPDFYIPSLALLKPLIDSLQNESTN; translated from the exons ATGGCAACCAGCACAATAAACTTGGAAAACGCGAGTGTAGAGGAAACGCGGGAGTTTTTAGATTCATTCGACATCGTTTTATCGGATTGCGATG GTGTCCTTTGGTATCTTGACAAACCGATCCCTGGCTCAGCGCATACGCTTCATAAACTACGGGACCTAGGCAAGCAGCTGTATCTATTAAGTAACAACAGTACCATAACCATAGACGAATTCTGCAAGCGTCTCGATTTACACGGACTAGATATCAAAGCG AAAGAAGTAATAAACACCGCGAAAACCATTAGCTGGTATCTGAAGAAGGTTCAGTTCACGGGCGAAGCTTTCGTGATTGCAACGACACAATTCCGACAAATTTTAATCGACGATGGATTTAAACTCGTACCACAGGAA AAAACTCAGATCGTAGAGCATAAACGATACGACGGACTAAAGGGTATCGAGGATGATCCGGCTATTAAAGCAGTGATCGTCGATTTCTGTTCTTCCTGTGATTGGACAAAATTAGCATTAGCCATTTCTTGCTTGAGTAGAAAAGATGTTCTTTACATATGCGGTTGTAGAGAGGAGTGGCTCGTTTATCATGGCGATAAGAGAATTTTAG GTTCTGGTCCCTTGATCGATCTAATTAGCAAACAGAGCGGAAGAACACCATTAGAATTTGCCAAGCCTAGTGAAAATCTAAAAGATTATGTTTTTGATACGTGCAACGTGAAAGATCCAAGCAGATGTTTAATCATCGGCGACTC GATAAACACAGACATGAAATTCGGTGCTATGTGtggatttaaaaaattgttcgtCAACACGGGCAcggacaaaataaacgaagcggCGATGGACGACGAGTGCTGTCCAGATTTCTATATTCCGAGTCTAGCGTTGTTAAAACCCCTTATCGATTCGCTGCAAAACGAATCGACAAACTAG